One window of Metamycoplasma arthritidis genomic DNA carries:
- the phoU gene encoding phosphate signaling complex protein PhoU codes for MINYLSLQTSEKNAFDLLFAYFDHMLLMHKNFYLYLKMHHDHETDETKEKQYKKIKRLEKKSNATFSQLLDEYTWTIQKENPLSKHLRRLISLISSLYDLERMCDYIDRFSKFINSYFLQLDTEHFASFMKVESFIEKILAETKQELLNKNSTSIYKKVKIAIRNCNELCHIELEIFSKQKTNFEFASIWKCFDRTLDHLENIIENFLFMKNKNFWFEKDALQN; via the coding sequence ATGATTAATTATCTCAGTTTACAAACTAGTGAAAAAAACGCTTTTGATTTGCTTTTTGCTTATTTTGATCATATGCTTTTGATGCATAAAAATTTCTATTTATATTTAAAAATGCATCATGATCATGAAACTGACGAAACTAAAGAAAAACAATACAAAAAAATCAAAAGATTAGAAAAAAAATCAAATGCTACTTTTTCGCAACTTCTTGATGAATATACTTGAACTATTCAAAAGGAAAATCCGCTTTCTAAACACCTAAGAAGACTTATTTCCCTAATTAGCTCACTTTATGATTTAGAAAGAATGTGCGATTATATTGATCGCTTTAGCAAATTCATTAATAGTTATTTTTTGCAATTGGACACCGAACATTTTGCTTCATTTATGAAAGTAGAAAGTTTTATTGAAAAGATCCTGGCAGAAACAAAACAAGAACTTTTAAATAAAAATAGTACCTCTATTTATAAAAAGGTCAAAATAGCAATTAGAAATTGCAATGAACTGTGCCATATTGAACTTGAAATTTTTAGTAAACAAAAAACCAATTTTGAATTTGCTAGCATTTGAAAATGCTTTGATCGTACTCTTGATCATTTAGAAAATATCATTGAAAACTTCTTATTTATGAAAAACAAGAATTTCTGATTTGAAAAAGATGCGTTGCAAAATTAA
- a CDS encoding flavodoxin produces the protein MMNKALVVYFSATGLTRKVAEEIVKTTGAQLEEIVPLEKYSDDDLTWTNPNSRASIEHKNPQMRPKIQLPLVNLDDYEIIYLGFPIWWGIAPAVVFSFLEMFNLANKKFMVFCTSGSSNALSAVADLNEKYPQANWISAMRFGYGFTNRHIKQWIEDNLK, from the coding sequence ATGATGAACAAGGCGTTAGTTGTATATTTTTCAGCCACTGGACTAACTAGAAAAGTTGCTGAAGAAATTGTTAAAACTACAGGAGCGCAGTTAGAAGAAATTGTACCCCTGGAAAAATATTCAGATGATGATCTAACCTGAACCAATCCAAATAGTAGAGCTTCAATAGAACACAAAAATCCACAAATGCGTCCTAAGATTCAACTACCACTAGTGAACTTAGATGATTACGAAATAATTTATTTAGGATTTCCAATTTGATGAGGAATTGCACCAGCTGTCGTGTTTAGTTTCTTAGAAATGTTTAATTTAGCAAATAAGAAATTCATGGTCTTTTGCACTTCCGGTTCTTCAAATGCACTGTCGGCAGTTGCTGATTTGAATGAAAAATACCCACAAGCAAATTGGATTAGTGCCATGCGTTTTGGATATGGCTTTACCAATCGCCACATTAAGCAATGAATTGAAGATAATTTAAAATAA
- a CDS encoding NADH-dependent flavin oxidoreductase produces the protein MKNINDKFTFKCGLTINNRMLLAPMTTKMSFFDGVVSSDEIAYYRSRARDMGAIITGAANVSELGKGWEGELGVSSDLHLEGLRKLANAIHDQGSKAILQIFHAGRMTYSYILRGKQPVSASAIAATRKDSEQPRSLEENEIHDIISDFANATKRAIAAGFDGVELHGANTYLLQQFFSPHSNRRLDSWGGDRQKRFSFIKAVVDAVIKVVQETKPNNFLVGYRFSPEEIENPGISLEDTLFLVRQLANEKLDYLHISLRNFEQKSINLDYQNKTILAYIYETIAKKIPLIGVGNIWTNQDINKALENCDLVAIGRATIINPNYASLILENKSNSLKHEVSKQECEALNICGGLWDYVVSLMGDKIK, from the coding sequence ATGAAAAATATCAATGATAAATTTACTTTTAAGTGTGGATTAACTATTAACAATCGCATGTTGCTTGCGCCAATGACTACTAAAATGTCATTTTTTGATGGTGTAGTTAGTAGCGACGAAATTGCTTATTATCGTTCTCGTGCTAGGGATATGGGCGCAATTATTACTGGGGCAGCTAATGTTAGCGAACTTGGTAAAGGCTGAGAAGGCGAACTCGGTGTTTCTAGTGACCTTCATTTAGAAGGACTAAGAAAACTTGCTAATGCAATTCATGATCAAGGTTCTAAAGCAATTTTGCAAATTTTTCACGCTGGGCGTATGACTTATTCATATATTCTAAGGGGAAAACAACCAGTTTCCGCTAGTGCCATTGCCGCTACTCGCAAGGACTCAGAACAACCAAGATCATTAGAAGAAAATGAAATTCACGACATTATTAGTGATTTTGCTAATGCTACTAAAAGAGCAATTGCCGCCGGTTTTGATGGAGTTGAATTGCACGGAGCTAACACATATTTATTGCAACAATTTTTCTCACCACATTCTAATCGAAGACTAGATAGTTGGGGTGGTGATCGTCAAAAACGTTTTAGTTTTATTAAAGCCGTTGTTGATGCGGTTATTAAGGTAGTTCAAGAAACTAAACCTAACAATTTTTTAGTTGGTTATCGTTTTTCACCAGAAGAAATTGAAAATCCGGGCATTAGTTTAGAAGATACTTTATTTTTAGTAAGACAACTCGCTAATGAAAAACTTGACTACTTGCACATTTCGCTAAGAAATTTTGAACAAAAATCAATTAATCTTGATTACCAAAACAAAACTATTTTGGCTTATATTTATGAAACAATTGCTAAAAAAATTCCATTAATTGGTGTAGGCAATATTTGAACAAATCAAGATATTAATAAAGCACTTGAAAATTGTGACTTAGTAGCGATTGGTAGAGCGACAATTATTAACCCTAACTACGCATCTTTGATTTTAGAAAATAAAAGTAACTCTTTAAAACATGAAGTTTCTAAACAAGAATGTGAAGCACTTAATATTTGTGGTGGCTTATGAGACTATGTTGTCTCACTAATGGGTGACAAAATTAAGTAA
- the plsY gene encoding glycerol-3-phosphate 1-O-acyltransferase PlsY — MIGKYIYINLILLVIGYLIGSINVGIIYTKKINDDIRKKGSGNAGTTNILRNFGLKMALGVFVFDSFKSLLPIMIVFFVKQFSNLSNKEFILPLFIGLGAFLGHIFPIYFKFKGGKGVACFFGILFAFHILAFSLFLTIYLLIVLISRYVSLASALATFIISPVSMLYVLNRGTYLSYMQANVIYPAHAIVIIICAIVIILKHIPNYIRLVNKTESKIKL; from the coding sequence ATGATCGGAAAATATATTTATATTAATTTAATTTTACTTGTAATTGGCTATTTAATTGGTTCAATCAATGTAGGCATTATTTACACAAAAAAGATTAATGATGACATTAGAAAAAAAGGTTCAGGAAACGCTGGAACAACAAACATTCTAAGAAATTTTGGTTTAAAAATGGCACTTGGAGTCTTTGTTTTTGATTCTTTTAAAAGTTTGCTACCAATCATGATCGTTTTCTTTGTTAAACAATTTAGCAATTTGTCTAATAAAGAGTTTATCTTGCCTCTATTTATTGGACTAGGCGCTTTTTTAGGACATATTTTTCCTATTTATTTTAAATTTAAAGGTGGAAAAGGTGTTGCTTGCTTTTTTGGCATTCTATTTGCTTTTCATATTTTAGCTTTTTCACTATTTCTAACAATTTATCTACTAATAGTGCTTATTTCACGTTATGTTTCATTAGCTTCGGCTTTAGCGACTTTTATAATTAGTCCAGTTTCGATGCTTTATGTACTCAATAGAGGCACTTATCTTTCGTATATGCAAGCTAATGTAATTTATCCGGCACACGCAATTGTGATAATCATTTGTGCCATTGTTATTATTCTTAAACACATTCCTAACTATATTAGACTTGTGAATAAAACCGAGAGTAAAATTAAGTTATAA
- the rpoE gene encoding DNA-directed RNA polymerase subunit delta, with amino-acid sequence MEFLTMVDVAKKVFDQEDSMEFEEIFELTKQVLFDNWRKEAPEKMTDEKLLEVKRGELYKLFTVDGHFFRNENGTWTTKRPDVIIDDRQQN; translated from the coding sequence ATGGAATTTCTAACAATGGTAGATGTTGCCAAAAAGGTTTTTGATCAAGAAGATAGCATGGAATTTGAAGAAATTTTCGAACTTACCAAGCAAGTGCTTTTTGATAATTGACGTAAAGAAGCACCAGAAAAAATGACCGACGAAAAACTACTAGAAGTTAAACGTGGTGAGCTTTATAAACTTTTCACTGTTGATGGACATTTCTTTAGAAATGAAAACGGCACTTGAACCACCAAACGTCCTGATGTCATAATTGATGATAGACAACAAAATTAA
- a CDS encoding thermonuclease family protein, with protein sequence MKINKILKLSPFAIATILAAPIALTSCINPKQEKNLTHEYGKEAEFTKKYPFSKELEANKATKININQIIDGDTIVDSDNNKYRLAGINAPETWDNQNKRPTAGKQALYGNLAKKYAAKLIEDQNIKEIFVVPQKTKKGTSNISDKFGRIVAIVYYKTPSNEYYNFNAQMVRYGLVRKQYISLSKSSIYYTKNVEYFNLLQESEELAKKEGLGIWKPSDENGVVGDQITKIYPR encoded by the coding sequence ATGAAAATAAACAAAATTTTGAAACTAAGCCCGTTTGCCATAGCAACTATTTTGGCTGCGCCTATTGCTCTAACGAGTTGTATTAATCCCAAACAAGAGAAAAATTTAACCCATGAGTATGGTAAGGAAGCGGAATTTACGAAGAAATATCCGTTTTCTAAAGAGCTTGAGGCCAATAAGGCTACAAAAATCAACATTAATCAAATTATTGATGGCGATACAATCGTAGATTCAGATAATAACAAATATCGTCTTGCAGGAATTAACGCTCCAGAAACTTGAGACAATCAAAACAAACGTCCCACCGCAGGAAAGCAAGCATTATACGGTAATCTAGCAAAGAAATACGCTGCTAAATTAATAGAAGATCAAAATATCAAAGAAATTTTTGTCGTGCCTCAGAAAACTAAAAAAGGTACTTCTAATATTAGTGATAAATTTGGGCGTATAGTTGCTATTGTCTACTATAAAACCCCATCAAACGAATACTATAATTTTAATGCGCAAATGGTTAGATATGGGTTAGTTAGAAAACAATACATTTCATTAAGCAAAAGTAGTATTTACTACACCAAGAATGTTGAATACTTTAACTTACTTCAAGAGAGTGAAGAGCTTGCTAAAAAAGAAGGGTTAGGGATCTGAAAACCTAGTGATGAAAACGGGGTTGTTGGGGATCAAATTACTAAAATTTATCCACGTTAA